A stretch of the Pan paniscus chromosome 2, NHGRI_mPanPan1-v2.0_pri, whole genome shotgun sequence genome encodes the following:
- the LOC100986203 gene encoding histone-lysine N-methyltransferase SETMAR isoform X3 codes for MSRAARKTCRWARGPRGPRRRPSSSLYCPVEKSNISCGHEKEPSMCGSAPSVFPSCKRLTLETMKMMLDKKQIRAIFLFEFKMGRKAAETTRNINNAFGPGTANERTVQWWFKKFCKGDESLEDEERSGRPSEVDNDQLRAIIEADPLTTTREVAEELNVNHSTVVRHLKQIGKVKKLDKWVPHELTENQKNRRFEVSSSLILRNHNEPFLDRIVTCDEKWILYDNRRRSAQWLDQEEAPKHFPKPILHPKKVMVTIWWSAAGLIHYSFLNPGETITSEKYAQEIDEMNQKLQRLQLALVNRKGPILLHDNARPHVAQPTLQKLNELGYEVLPHPPYSPDLLPTNYHVFKHLNNFLQGKRFHNQQDAENAFREFVESQSTDFYTTGINQLISRWQKCVDCNGSYFD; via the exons ATGTCGCGTGCGGCCAGGAAAACTTGCCGGTGGGCGCGTGGCCCCCGGGGGCCGCGCCGGCGCCCTTCCAG TTCTCTGTACTGCCCCGTAGAAAAGTCGAACATCAGTTGTGGACATGAGAAGGAACCCAGCATGTGTGGCTCAGCCCCTTCTGTGTTCCCCTCCTGCAAGCGATTGACCCTTGAG actatgaaaatgatgttagacaaaaagcaaattcgaGCAATTTTCTTATTCGAGTTCAAAATGGGTCGTAAAGCAGCAGAAACAACTCGCAACATCAACAatgcatttggcccaggaactgctaacgaacgtacagtgcagtggtggttcaagaagttttgcaaaggagatgagagccttgaagatgaggagcgtAGTGGCCGGCCATCAGAAGTTGACAACGACCAGTTGAGAGCAATCATCGAAGCTGATCCCCTTACAACTACACGAGAAGTTGCCGAAGAACTCAATGTCAACCATTCTACGGTCGTtcggcatttgaagcaaattggaaaggtgaaaaagctcgataagtgggtgcctcatgagctgacTGAAAATCAAAAAAATCGTCGTTTTGAAGtgtcatcttctcttattctacgCAACCACAACGAACCATTTCTCGATCGGATTGTGACGTGtgatgaaaagtggattttatatgacAACCGGCGACGATCAGCTCAGTGGTTGGATCaagaagaagctccaaagcacttcccaaagccaatcTTGCACCCaaaaaaggtcatggtcactatttggtggtctgctgctggtctgatccactacagctttctgaatcccggtgaaaccattacatctgagaagtatgctcaggAAATCGATGAGATGAACCAAAAACTGCAACGCCTGCAGCTggcattggtcaacagaaagggcccaattcttctcCACGACAATGCCCGACCGCATGTTGCACAACCCACACttcaaaagttgaatgaattgggctatgaagttttgcctcatccaccgtattcacctgacctcttgcCAACCAACTACCACGTCTTCAAGCATCTcaacaactttttgcagggaaaacgcttccacaaccagcaggatgcagaaaatgctttccgaGAGTTCGTCGAATCCCAAAGCACGGATTTTTACACTACAGGAATAAACCAACTTATTTCtcgttggcaaaaatgtgttgattgtaatggttcctattttgattaa
- the LOC100986203 gene encoding histone-lysine N-methyltransferase SETMAR isoform X2: MFAEAAKTTRPCGMAEFKEKPEAPTEQLDVACGQENLPVGAWPPGAAPAPFQYTPDHVVGPGADIDPTQITFPGCICVKTPCLPGTCSCLRHGENYDDNSCLRDIGSGGKYAEPVFECNVLCRCSDHCRNRVVQKGLQFHFQVFKTHKKGWGLRTLEFIPKGSSLYCPVEKSNISCGHEKEPSMCGSAPSVFPSCKRLTLETMKMMLDKKQIRAIFLFEFKMGRKAAETTRNINNAFGPGTANERTVQWWFKKFCKGDESLEDEERSGRPSEVDNDQLRAIIEADPLTTTREVAEELNVNHSTVVRHLKQIGKVKKLDKWVPHELTENQKNRRFEVSSSLILRNHNEPFLDRIVTCDEKWILYDNRRRSAQWLDQEEAPKHFPKPILHPKKVMVTIWWSAAGLIHYSFLNPGETITSEKYAQEIDEMNQKLQRLQLALVNRKGPILLHDNARPHVAQPTLQKLNELGYEVLPHPPYSPDLLPTNYHVFKHLNNFLQGKRFHNQQDAENAFREFVESQSTDFYTTGINQLISRWQKCVDCNGSYFD; the protein is encoded by the exons ATGTTCGCGGAAGCGGCAAAGACGACACGGCCTTGTGGGATGGCGGAGTTTAAGGAGAAGCCTGAGGCCCCGACTGAGCAGCTGGATGTCGCGTGCGGCCAGGAAAACTTGCCGGTGGGCGCGTGGCCCCCGGGGGCCGCGCCGGCGCCCTTCCAG tacACTCCTGATCATGTAGTTGGACCTGGAGCAGACATTGATCCCACTCAAATAACCTTTCCCGGATGCATTTGTGTCAAAACTCCCTGCCTCCCTGGCACTTGCTCCTGTCTCCGCCATGGAGAGAACTATGATGATAACTCATGCCTTAGAGATATAGGATCTGGAGGAAAGTATGCAGAGCCTGTTTTTGAATGCAATGTGCTGTGCCGATGCAGTGACCACTGCAGAAACAGAGTGGTCCAGAAAGGTCTACAGTTCCACTTCCAAGTGTTCAAGACGCATAAAAAAGGCTGGGGACTTCGTACCTTGGAATTTATACCGAAAGGAAG TTCTCTGTACTGCCCCGTAGAAAAGTCGAACATCAGTTGTGGACATGAGAAGGAACCCAGCATGTGTGGCTCAGCCCCTTCTGTGTTCCCCTCCTGCAAGCGATTGACCCTTGAG actatgaaaatgatgttagacaaaaagcaaattcgaGCAATTTTCTTATTCGAGTTCAAAATGGGTCGTAAAGCAGCAGAAACAACTCGCAACATCAACAatgcatttggcccaggaactgctaacgaacgtacagtgcagtggtggttcaagaagttttgcaaaggagatgagagccttgaagatgaggagcgtAGTGGCCGGCCATCAGAAGTTGACAACGACCAGTTGAGAGCAATCATCGAAGCTGATCCCCTTACAACTACACGAGAAGTTGCCGAAGAACTCAATGTCAACCATTCTACGGTCGTtcggcatttgaagcaaattggaaaggtgaaaaagctcgataagtgggtgcctcatgagctgacTGAAAATCAAAAAAATCGTCGTTTTGAAGtgtcatcttctcttattctacgCAACCACAACGAACCATTTCTCGATCGGATTGTGACGTGtgatgaaaagtggattttatatgacAACCGGCGACGATCAGCTCAGTGGTTGGATCaagaagaagctccaaagcacttcccaaagccaatcTTGCACCCaaaaaaggtcatggtcactatttggtggtctgctgctggtctgatccactacagctttctgaatcccggtgaaaccattacatctgagaagtatgctcaggAAATCGATGAGATGAACCAAAAACTGCAACGCCTGCAGCTggcattggtcaacagaaagggcccaattcttctcCACGACAATGCCCGACCGCATGTTGCACAACCCACACttcaaaagttgaatgaattgggctatgaagttttgcctcatccaccgtattcacctgacctcttgcCAACCAACTACCACGTCTTCAAGCATCTcaacaactttttgcagggaaaacgcttccacaaccagcaggatgcagaaaatgctttccgaGAGTTCGTCGAATCCCAAAGCACGGATTTTTACACTACAGGAATAAACCAACTTATTTCtcgttggcaaaaatgtgttgattgtaatggttcctattttgattaa
- the LOC100986203 gene encoding histone-lysine N-methyltransferase SETMAR isoform X4 gives MFAEAAKTTRPCGMAEFKEKPEAPTEQLDVACGQENLPVGAWPPGAAPAPFQTMKMMLDKKQIRAIFLFEFKMGRKAAETTRNINNAFGPGTANERTVQWWFKKFCKGDESLEDEERSGRPSEVDNDQLRAIIEADPLTTTREVAEELNVNHSTVVRHLKQIGKVKKLDKWVPHELTENQKNRRFEVSSSLILRNHNEPFLDRIVTCDEKWILYDNRRRSAQWLDQEEAPKHFPKPILHPKKVMVTIWWSAAGLIHYSFLNPGETITSEKYAQEIDEMNQKLQRLQLALVNRKGPILLHDNARPHVAQPTLQKLNELGYEVLPHPPYSPDLLPTNYHVFKHLNNFLQGKRFHNQQDAENAFREFVESQSTDFYTTGINQLISRWQKCVDCNGSYFD, from the exons ATGTTCGCGGAAGCGGCAAAGACGACACGGCCTTGTGGGATGGCGGAGTTTAAGGAGAAGCCTGAGGCCCCGACTGAGCAGCTGGATGTCGCGTGCGGCCAGGAAAACTTGCCGGTGGGCGCGTGGCCCCCGGGGGCCGCGCCGGCGCCCTTCCAG actatgaaaatgatgttagacaaaaagcaaattcgaGCAATTTTCTTATTCGAGTTCAAAATGGGTCGTAAAGCAGCAGAAACAACTCGCAACATCAACAatgcatttggcccaggaactgctaacgaacgtacagtgcagtggtggttcaagaagttttgcaaaggagatgagagccttgaagatgaggagcgtAGTGGCCGGCCATCAGAAGTTGACAACGACCAGTTGAGAGCAATCATCGAAGCTGATCCCCTTACAACTACACGAGAAGTTGCCGAAGAACTCAATGTCAACCATTCTACGGTCGTtcggcatttgaagcaaattggaaaggtgaaaaagctcgataagtgggtgcctcatgagctgacTGAAAATCAAAAAAATCGTCGTTTTGAAGtgtcatcttctcttattctacgCAACCACAACGAACCATTTCTCGATCGGATTGTGACGTGtgatgaaaagtggattttatatgacAACCGGCGACGATCAGCTCAGTGGTTGGATCaagaagaagctccaaagcacttcccaaagccaatcTTGCACCCaaaaaaggtcatggtcactatttggtggtctgctgctggtctgatccactacagctttctgaatcccggtgaaaccattacatctgagaagtatgctcaggAAATCGATGAGATGAACCAAAAACTGCAACGCCTGCAGCTggcattggtcaacagaaagggcccaattcttctcCACGACAATGCCCGACCGCATGTTGCACAACCCACACttcaaaagttgaatgaattgggctatgaagttttgcctcatccaccgtattcacctgacctcttgcCAACCAACTACCACGTCTTCAAGCATCTcaacaactttttgcagggaaaacgcttccacaaccagcaggatgcagaaaatgctttccgaGAGTTCGTCGAATCCCAAAGCACGGATTTTTACACTACAGGAATAAACCAACTTATTTCtcgttggcaaaaatgtgttgattgtaatggttcctattttgattaa
- the LOC100986203 gene encoding histone-lysine N-methyltransferase SETMAR isoform X1: MFAEAAKTTRPCGMAEFKEKPEAPTEQLDVACGQENLPVGAWPPGAAPAPFQYTPDHVVGPGADIDPTQITFPGCICVKTPCLPGTCSCLRHGENYDDNSCLRDIGSGGKYAEPVFECNVLCRCSDHCRNRVVQKGLQFHFQVFKTHKKGWGLRTLEFIPKGRFVCEYAGEVLGFSEVQRRIHLQTKSDSNYIIAIREHVYNGQVMETFVDPTYIGNIGRFLNHSCEPNLLMIPVRIDSMVPKLALFAAKDIVPEEELSYDYSGRYLNLTVSEDKERLDHGKLRKPCYCGAKSCTAFLPFDSSLYCPVEKSNISCGHEKEPSMCGSAPSVFPSCKRLTLETMKMMLDKKQIRAIFLFEFKMGRKAAETTRNINNAFGPGTANERTVQWWFKKFCKGDESLEDEERSGRPSEVDNDQLRAIIEADPLTTTREVAEELNVNHSTVVRHLKQIGKVKKLDKWVPHELTENQKNRRFEVSSSLILRNHNEPFLDRIVTCDEKWILYDNRRRSAQWLDQEEAPKHFPKPILHPKKVMVTIWWSAAGLIHYSFLNPGETITSEKYAQEIDEMNQKLQRLQLALVNRKGPILLHDNARPHVAQPTLQKLNELGYEVLPHPPYSPDLLPTNYHVFKHLNNFLQGKRFHNQQDAENAFREFVESQSTDFYTTGINQLISRWQKCVDCNGSYFD, encoded by the exons ATGTTCGCGGAAGCGGCAAAGACGACACGGCCTTGTGGGATGGCGGAGTTTAAGGAGAAGCCTGAGGCCCCGACTGAGCAGCTGGATGTCGCGTGCGGCCAGGAAAACTTGCCGGTGGGCGCGTGGCCCCCGGGGGCCGCGCCGGCGCCCTTCCAG tacACTCCTGATCATGTAGTTGGACCTGGAGCAGACATTGATCCCACTCAAATAACCTTTCCCGGATGCATTTGTGTCAAAACTCCCTGCCTCCCTGGCACTTGCTCCTGTCTCCGCCATGGAGAGAACTATGATGATAACTCATGCCTTAGAGATATAGGATCTGGAGGAAAGTATGCAGAGCCTGTTTTTGAATGCAATGTGCTGTGCCGATGCAGTGACCACTGCAGAAACAGAGTGGTCCAGAAAGGTCTACAGTTCCACTTCCAAGTGTTCAAGACGCATAAAAAAGGCTGGGGACTTCGTACCTTGGAATTTATACCGAAAGGAAGGTTTGTCTGTGAATATGCTGGTGAGGTTTTAGGATTCTCTGAAGTTCAGAGAAGAATTCACTTACAAACAAAATCCGACTCCAATTACATTATAGCCATCAGGGAACATGTTTATAATGGGCAGGTAATGGAAACATTTGTTGACCCTACTTATATAGGAAATATTGGAAGATTCCTTAATCATTCTTGTGAGCCAAACCTTTTGATGATTCCTGTCCGAATTGACTCAATGGTACCTAAGTTGGCACTTTTTGCAGCCAAAGATATTGTGCCAGAAGAAGAACTCTCTTATGATTATTCAGGAAGATATCTCAATCTAACAGTCAGTGAAGACAAAGAAAGGCTAGATCATGGGAAACTAAGGAAACCTTGTTACTGTGGTGCCAAATCATGTACTGCTTTCCTGCCTTTTGACAGTTCTCTGTACTGCCCCGTAGAAAAGTCGAACATCAGTTGTGGACATGAGAAGGAACCCAGCATGTGTGGCTCAGCCCCTTCTGTGTTCCCCTCCTGCAAGCGATTGACCCTTGAG actatgaaaatgatgttagacaaaaagcaaattcgaGCAATTTTCTTATTCGAGTTCAAAATGGGTCGTAAAGCAGCAGAAACAACTCGCAACATCAACAatgcatttggcccaggaactgctaacgaacgtacagtgcagtggtggttcaagaagttttgcaaaggagatgagagccttgaagatgaggagcgtAGTGGCCGGCCATCAGAAGTTGACAACGACCAGTTGAGAGCAATCATCGAAGCTGATCCCCTTACAACTACACGAGAAGTTGCCGAAGAACTCAATGTCAACCATTCTACGGTCGTtcggcatttgaagcaaattggaaaggtgaaaaagctcgataagtgggtgcctcatgagctgacTGAAAATCAAAAAAATCGTCGTTTTGAAGtgtcatcttctcttattctacgCAACCACAACGAACCATTTCTCGATCGGATTGTGACGTGtgatgaaaagtggattttatatgacAACCGGCGACGATCAGCTCAGTGGTTGGATCaagaagaagctccaaagcacttcccaaagccaatcTTGCACCCaaaaaaggtcatggtcactatttggtggtctgctgctggtctgatccactacagctttctgaatcccggtgaaaccattacatctgagaagtatgctcaggAAATCGATGAGATGAACCAAAAACTGCAACGCCTGCAGCTggcattggtcaacagaaagggcccaattcttctcCACGACAATGCCCGACCGCATGTTGCACAACCCACACttcaaaagttgaatgaattgggctatgaagttttgcctcatccaccgtattcacctgacctcttgcCAACCAACTACCACGTCTTCAAGCATCTcaacaactttttgcagggaaaacgcttccacaaccagcaggatgcagaaaatgctttccgaGAGTTCGTCGAATCCCAAAGCACGGATTTTTACACTACAGGAATAAACCAACTTATTTCtcgttggcaaaaatgtgttgattgtaatggttcctattttgattaa